The genome window TTTGTGAGCtttaagaaaagaaatattcGAAAGTGCCAAACACCCTAAATATGctaaattaaaattcattaaagcaACACACTGCTGATgcgcaaaaaaaaaattattcttttacatTTTCCATGATACCCACCTCATAATATTATGATCGGTTAAATTTAAGATCTCCAAAAATTAGTTTTTGTTCATTTAGATAAAATGGAATGAGTGAAAAAtgtaatgaaaaattatattaaaattttatgaagaaaaatgtataagataataataatatagactaaatatgaatgagtttaattattttatgataaaaatagaaagaaaacatGATGTAAAAGTGAAatggataaaataaaataataaaaatataatgattaaaaaatgaaaattagaaatatttttttaaaccaacatCATGTTAGAGCAGAGAATTCATCCATTCTCCCCTGTTTCATTCCATCCAAAAAACACAACGCCTATGTCCAAGGCGGGGCTTGATTGACTACCCTCAGGCTGTGCGTGACGAAGACCAAGATGAAAATTCAGTGAACCGTTAattcataattcaaaatatacaCCAGCACATAAGCAAGGCCCCTGTACAGACAACTGACAAGTAGTGCAGAACAATAACATTATTATTTACGACCCCTAGACCTTATGAGCAAGAACAACCTTAGGCTTTGCCAGACATGTGGGATTCTCTTGTCCGGCCATGACAACCACGAAACTTGGCTCAGTGGCTCGGAGTTCATTCATGTCCTTGGACTGAAGCTCTTCTTCACGATCATCACTCGTCGACGATGATGTCTTGATCGGAGAGCAAGCAAGAAACATCAATGCTACTGTGATGAGTCCCAGCACTACTCCGAGGCCGCCATAGAGGTATGGTATCGGTGAGTTCCACTGCAGAAATTTTGTGTTGGCTAGGGTTGTATCATTCCCCTTCATGCTATGTAACTCTTgttaatgttaatgatatttcCGTATATGTGTGAAATTCGAGAGAACATATGTGGACTTAAATATTTATAGAAGGAACATATATTTGTGTAACTTTATATGGTGTAGAAGAATCAGGATATATCCTTTTACGACAGGTTAAGTTTGGATAGTTTATGTAACATGTGCATTATATATGGACAAAGTATATTTCTGGTTCTAGGAATAAAGGGAGATCAACTTCATTGTAATTGCTTGTTTACCTGTATTAAGAACCAGATACGCATGAACTATATTAAAGTATATAAGATATTAGAGCATTTCCAATAGCGTTCGTATAATTGTTATTTAAATTGGACCTGCAAGacatatattatgtataatttgttGAACCGACATTGTACTTCAATGATATTAGCTATATTAATTggctataatataaaaataatatgttattta of Daucus carota subsp. sativus chromosome 3, DH1 v3.0, whole genome shotgun sequence contains these proteins:
- the LOC108212319 gene encoding protein GLUTAMINE DUMPER 6, which gives rise to MKGNDTTLANTKFLQWNSPIPYLYGGLGVVLGLITVALMFLACSPIKTSSSTSDDREEELQSKDMNELRATEPSFVVVMAGQENPTCLAKPKVVLAHKPEGSQSSPALDIGVVFFGWNETGENG